From Streptomyces sp. GSL17-111, one genomic window encodes:
- a CDS encoding BTAD domain-containing putative transcriptional regulator, whose product MRFLLLGPLSLTEGPDTVVLPPSKPTDLLAALLLNAGSVVSVDYLLRTVWGEHQPASAKAAVQTCVLRLRRLFARHGVSGTPIEAVPGGYRISAGPETLDLVDFRERVRASAGAGSPDRELRMLGDALALWDGSLLANVRSEVVHRDEVPRLTEERLRTVERACDLLLSLERCGEALVELWGMTRAHPGHERFREQLIEALYRTGRQAEALAEYRRIKEHLLDELGVDPSPALRRLELAILRGDDLGTGQGGRAELTSAATGQRGGPPELPGGAPPDSGTGGPPQLTQDGEGLARPGPSPARNPASASGFTRVDHAPAAPLATHVLRDVPHFTGRKTETEAMAARLRNADGEPVTELICGPPGVGKTALARHVARLVRDSHPGGALLLRMARPDGTSVTTEEATEAARHALAETGDAPGRTLLLLDDVVDAEQVRPLLTCGTHGAALVTSRRPLAGLVATHGGRVHRLGVFSPEESGRLLSAALGAERVQAEPEAARALADVCGHYPLALRIAAARLSTRPALRLADCARWLAEDPWARLSLTDDPDLSVERVFGTALARLDPRLAEAFRRLAALPDDALHPEDAGRVLGGLPPPEAERTLEWLADAGLLEEGPPGPYRMHALLRAYARWADDRTRSRQKV is encoded by the coding sequence GTGCGGTTCCTGCTGCTCGGGCCGCTGAGCCTCACCGAGGGTCCGGACACGGTCGTGCTCCCGCCCTCCAAACCGACGGACCTGCTGGCCGCGCTGCTGCTGAACGCCGGCTCGGTCGTCTCCGTCGACTACCTGCTGCGCACGGTGTGGGGCGAGCACCAGCCGGCCAGTGCCAAGGCCGCCGTGCAGACGTGCGTGTTGCGACTGCGCCGGCTGTTCGCCCGGCACGGGGTGAGCGGTACGCCCATCGAGGCGGTACCCGGCGGTTACCGGATCTCCGCCGGCCCCGAGACGCTGGACCTCGTCGACTTCCGGGAGCGGGTCCGGGCGTCCGCCGGCGCGGGGTCCCCCGACCGGGAACTGCGCATGCTCGGCGACGCGCTCGCCCTGTGGGACGGCTCGCTGCTGGCCAACGTCCGCTCCGAAGTGGTGCACCGCGACGAGGTACCCCGGCTGACCGAGGAGCGGCTGCGTACCGTCGAACGCGCCTGTGACCTGCTGCTGTCGCTGGAGCGGTGCGGGGAGGCGCTGGTCGAGCTGTGGGGCATGACGCGTGCCCACCCGGGTCACGAGCGGTTCCGCGAGCAGCTCATCGAGGCGCTGTACCGCACCGGCCGACAGGCCGAGGCCCTGGCCGAGTACCGGCGCATCAAGGAGCACCTGCTGGACGAGCTCGGCGTCGACCCCTCACCGGCCCTGCGCCGCCTGGAGCTTGCCATCCTCCGCGGGGACGACCTCGGGACGGGCCAGGGCGGCCGGGCCGAACTCACCTCGGCCGCGACGGGACAGCGAGGCGGGCCGCCGGAACTGCCGGGTGGCGCCCCGCCCGACTCGGGTACCGGCGGCCCGCCACAACTGACCCAGGATGGGGAGGGATTAGCCCGGCCAGGGCCTTCCCCTGCGCGGAACCCGGCCTCCGCGTCGGGGTTTACGCGCGTCGACCACGCCCCCGCCGCCCCCCTCGCCACCCACGTCCTGCGGGACGTGCCGCACTTCACCGGCCGGAAGACCGAGACCGAGGCGATGGCGGCCCGGCTGCGGAACGCCGACGGCGAGCCGGTCACCGAACTCATCTGCGGTCCGCCGGGGGTCGGCAAGACCGCACTCGCCCGGCACGTCGCCCGGCTCGTCCGCGACAGCCACCCCGGCGGGGCGCTGCTGCTGCGGATGGCCCGGCCGGACGGCACGTCGGTCACCACCGAGGAGGCCACGGAGGCGGCCCGGCACGCCCTGGCGGAGACCGGCGACGCGCCGGGGCGCACCCTGCTGCTCCTGGACGACGTCGTGGACGCCGAGCAGGTCCGCCCGCTGCTGACCTGCGGCACCCACGGCGCCGCCCTCGTCACCAGCCGACGTCCGCTGGCGGGTCTCGTGGCCACGCACGGCGGCCGGGTGCACCGGCTGGGCGTGTTCAGCCCGGAGGAGTCCGGCCGGCTGCTGAGCGCCGCGCTCGGCGCCGAACGCGTGCAGGCCGAACCCGAGGCCGCCCGGGCGCTCGCGGACGTCTGCGGCCACTACCCGTTGGCCCTGCGCATCGCGGCGGCCCGGCTGTCCACCCGCCCCGCCCTGCGGCTGGCGGACTGCGCGCGCTGGCTCGCCGAGGACCCCTGGGCCCGGCTCTCCCTCACCGACGATCCGGACCTCTCCGTCGAGCGGGTCTTCGGCACCGCCCTGGCCCGCCTGGACCCCCGGCTGGCCGAGGCGTTCCGCCGGCTGGCCGCCCTGCCCGACGACGCCCTGCACCCCGAGGACGCCGGCCGGGTGCTGGGCGGGCTGCCACCCCCGGAGGCCGAACGGACCCTGGAGTGGCTGGCCGACGCCGGCCTGCTGGAGGAAGGCCCGCCGGGCCCCTACCGGATGCATGCCCTGCTCCGTGCCTACGCGCGCTGGGCCGACGACCGAACCCGTTCCCGACAGAAGGTGTGA
- a CDS encoding TOMM precursor leader peptide-binding protein, producing MAAGAYEALAETRPRIRRDVLFTRTPGGVLFHNADGGFHLTGRTAYRFASLLVPHLSGRHRLAEICEGFQPPQRKMAGELVKTLYARDFARDAPREEPEPTADPVAAAVASRFAPQIAYVDHYADGARARFAAFRATRVAVLGRDEVARWCAVGLLRNGCAALGVEGDFPEVAAEAAELEAAGCPVDLTPLAPAGRTGTPAEDDPGWADLAGYDVVVVTGARAAARTHRLLAEGVPEGRVLLPSWTFGEHAVTGPLHRPGGFGCWSCALLRLGATRDAATAAELWSEVAGAARPLDPAQDGPLHGPVAAMTGNLLGYEVFRLTTGALPAETAAQVLVQDLHSLDVVAEPVHPHPRCRLCQAPPPSDAAQQVLAEGLAAPHTATAGDAREAEQVVEDLNTVTGALVRPWTGTFRRFLDEELTQTPLKVSRLEGVFGAQGPRVIAAFDVHHLAGARVRALHAAAVTFVEHVVPAPEGATGVSLLTKEPAAVPAAALRPFGAANRERRYPATRAGAGAGASPREAAGSALLSALAHDALLAAVRGTAPVAPLPEDDADPERVFLHRSAGHLGIGVELLALGADHPGAVPVVLARETTADGCGRWAVAAALTRRTAATAALRDLLGQAQLAAQDPGARVDLGDPVLADLAPGTLLPGTDALPGSDGTTWPAVLDAVRAAGRDVLLVPTTPAALLAGGIHTARVVLTGGADDQR from the coding sequence ATGGCAGCAGGAGCATACGAGGCCCTGGCCGAGACCCGGCCGCGCATCCGCAGGGACGTGCTGTTCACCCGGACGCCCGGCGGCGTCCTCTTCCACAACGCCGACGGCGGGTTCCACCTCACCGGACGCACCGCCTACCGCTTCGCCTCCCTCCTCGTGCCGCACCTGAGCGGCCGCCACCGCCTCGCGGAGATCTGCGAGGGATTCCAGCCGCCGCAGCGGAAGATGGCGGGAGAGCTGGTCAAGACCCTGTACGCGCGGGACTTCGCGCGGGACGCCCCGCGGGAGGAACCCGAGCCGACGGCGGACCCGGTGGCCGCCGCCGTCGCGTCCCGGTTCGCTCCCCAGATCGCCTACGTCGACCACTACGCGGACGGCGCCCGGGCCCGCTTCGCGGCCTTCCGGGCTACCCGGGTCGCCGTCCTCGGCCGGGACGAGGTGGCCCGCTGGTGCGCCGTCGGGCTGCTGCGCAACGGCTGCGCCGCCCTCGGCGTCGAGGGCGACTTCCCCGAGGTCGCCGCGGAGGCCGCCGAACTGGAGGCCGCCGGATGCCCGGTGGACCTCACCCCGCTCGCGCCCGCCGGGCGGACCGGGACCCCGGCGGAAGACGACCCGGGCTGGGCCGACCTGGCCGGCTACGACGTCGTCGTGGTCACCGGCGCCCGGGCCGCCGCGCGCACCCACCGGCTGCTGGCCGAGGGCGTCCCCGAGGGCCGCGTCCTACTGCCGTCCTGGACGTTCGGGGAGCACGCCGTCACCGGTCCGCTGCACCGGCCCGGCGGCTTCGGCTGCTGGTCCTGCGCGCTGCTGCGGCTCGGCGCCACCCGGGACGCGGCCACCGCCGCCGAGCTGTGGAGCGAGGTCGCCGGCGCGGCACGCCCGCTGGACCCGGCGCAGGACGGGCCGCTGCACGGCCCGGTCGCCGCCATGACCGGCAACCTCCTCGGCTACGAGGTGTTCCGGCTGACGACCGGCGCGCTGCCCGCCGAGACGGCCGCCCAGGTCCTCGTGCAGGACCTGCACTCCCTTGACGTCGTCGCCGAGCCGGTGCACCCGCACCCCCGCTGCCGGCTGTGCCAGGCGCCGCCGCCGAGCGACGCGGCGCAGCAGGTGCTCGCCGAGGGGCTGGCCGCGCCGCACACCGCCACGGCCGGGGACGCCCGTGAGGCCGAGCAGGTCGTCGAGGACCTCAACACCGTCACGGGTGCGCTCGTGCGGCCCTGGACGGGTACGTTCCGGCGGTTCCTGGACGAGGAGCTGACGCAGACCCCGCTCAAGGTCAGCCGCCTGGAGGGGGTCTTCGGCGCCCAGGGTCCCCGGGTGATCGCCGCCTTCGACGTGCACCACCTGGCCGGGGCCCGCGTCCGGGCCCTGCACGCGGCCGCCGTCACCTTCGTCGAGCACGTGGTACCGGCGCCGGAGGGGGCCACCGGCGTCTCCTTGCTCACCAAGGAGCCCGCCGCCGTGCCGGCCGCCGCCCTGCGGCCGTTCGGCGCGGCCAACCGGGAGCGCCGGTACCCGGCCACCCGGGCGGGCGCGGGGGCGGGGGCCTCGCCCCGGGAGGCGGCCGGCAGCGCGCTGCTCTCCGCCCTGGCCCATGACGCCCTGCTCGCCGCCGTGCGCGGCACGGCACCGGTGGCACCGCTGCCCGAGGACGACGCGGACCCCGAACGCGTCTTCCTGCACCGGTCGGCCGGGCACCTGGGAATCGGGGTGGAACTCCTCGCGCTCGGCGCGGACCACCCCGGCGCCGTGCCCGTCGTCCTCGCCCGCGAGACCACGGCGGACGGATGCGGCCGCTGGGCCGTCGCCGCCGCCCTGACCCGCCGGACGGCCGCCACCGCCGCGCTGCGCGACCTGCTCGGGCAGGCGCAGCTCGCCGCCCAGGACCCCGGCGCACGGGTGGACCTCGGCGACCCGGTCCTGGCCGACCTCGCCCCGGGCACCCTGCTCCCGGGCACGGACGCGCTCCCCGGGTCGGACGGGACGACCTGGCCGGCCGTGCTGGACGCGGTGCGCGCCGCCGGACGGGACGTGCTGCTCGTCCCCACGACGCCCGCCGCCCTCCTCGCCGGCGGCATCCACACCGCCCGCGTCGTGCTCACCGGTGGTGCGGATGACCAGCGTTGA
- a CDS encoding TOMM precursor leader peptide-binding protein: MSRSAEPGAVHADAADRLARALAELGTPVPVDVAPLGTGDAFAAGAHLEHGTDPAAVGIRLYGRHALIGPLPGRRGCGHCLARRWQAVRSVALREALELGGPTRAAGDSPHLTSFAITALAGLVAARLGGDGPPDTVHGLVQLCDLRTLSVRHYPLVADPECPRCGRLEPDTAEAATLELHPAPKHRPDSFRVRDIGSYDLPVEPYANPVCGALGPSVVYDVSSTSTSATIGCFSLRSGDYLRETFWGGHADSFAESARIGVLEGLERYAGMRPRARAAAVRESLHRLRERGEALVDPRECGLYSADFHRANPHVRPFAPDRPIPWVWGYSLRDRRPVLVPEVLTYYHTPGLENRFVQESSNGCASGGALEEAVYFGLMEVIERDAFLLAWYGRAALPEIDVRGSARRATRHMVDRLEMYGYEARFFDTRITFPVPVVTGVAERFDGGPGRMCFGAGAGLDPEAALAGALCEIATDAVNLPGRTERDEARLRAMAADFHEVRALHDHPLAYGVPEMGVHAEFLLGAPGAPRPPRRSPADLYGGGATPAPSDDLRTDLLTCVDAVTAHGFDVVVVDQTMPQQRELGLITVSVLVPGLLPVDFGWTRQRALGMPRLRTALREAGLREHDLTDGDLNPAPHPFP, from the coding sequence ATGAGCCGCAGCGCCGAGCCGGGTGCCGTGCACGCCGACGCGGCGGACCGGCTCGCCCGGGCGCTGGCCGAGCTGGGCACGCCGGTGCCCGTGGACGTCGCGCCGCTCGGCACCGGGGACGCCTTCGCCGCCGGCGCCCACCTGGAGCACGGCACCGACCCGGCGGCGGTGGGCATCCGGCTGTACGGGCGGCACGCGCTGATCGGGCCGCTGCCCGGCCGGCGCGGCTGCGGGCACTGCCTGGCGCGGCGCTGGCAGGCCGTGCGGTCCGTGGCGCTGCGCGAGGCCCTGGAACTGGGCGGGCCCACCCGGGCGGCCGGGGACTCCCCGCACCTGACGTCGTTCGCGATCACCGCTCTGGCCGGTCTCGTCGCCGCCCGGCTGGGCGGCGACGGCCCGCCGGACACCGTCCACGGCCTCGTGCAGCTGTGCGACCTGCGGACCCTGAGCGTCCGCCACTATCCGCTGGTCGCCGACCCCGAGTGCCCCCGGTGCGGCCGTCTTGAGCCGGACACCGCCGAGGCCGCCACCCTGGAGCTGCACCCGGCGCCCAAGCACCGTCCCGACTCCTTCCGGGTGCGGGACATCGGCTCCTACGACCTGCCGGTCGAGCCCTACGCCAACCCCGTGTGCGGCGCGCTCGGCCCCTCGGTGGTCTACGACGTCTCCTCCACCTCGACCTCGGCGACCATCGGCTGCTTCTCACTCCGCTCGGGCGACTACCTGCGCGAGACGTTCTGGGGCGGCCACGCCGACTCGTTCGCCGAGAGCGCCCGCATCGGCGTCCTGGAGGGGCTGGAGCGCTACGCCGGGATGCGGCCGCGGGCCCGTGCCGCCGCGGTGCGGGAGTCCCTCCACCGCCTGCGGGAGCGCGGCGAGGCGCTGGTGGACCCCCGTGAGTGCGGGCTGTACTCGGCCGACTTCCACCGCGCCAACCCGCACGTGCGGCCGTTCGCGCCGGACCGCCCGATCCCCTGGGTGTGGGGGTACTCGCTGCGCGACCGGCGGCCCGTCCTGGTGCCCGAGGTGCTGACGTACTACCACACGCCGGGGCTGGAGAACCGCTTCGTCCAGGAGAGCTCCAACGGCTGCGCCTCCGGCGGCGCCCTGGAGGAGGCCGTCTACTTCGGGCTGATGGAGGTGATCGAACGCGACGCCTTCCTGCTCGCCTGGTACGGGCGGGCCGCGCTGCCGGAGATCGACGTGCGCGGCAGCGCCCGCCGCGCCACCCGGCACATGGTCGACCGGCTGGAGATGTACGGCTACGAGGCCCGCTTCTTCGACACCCGGATCACCTTCCCCGTCCCCGTCGTCACCGGGGTCGCGGAGCGGTTCGACGGCGGCCCCGGCCGGATGTGCTTCGGCGCCGGCGCCGGGCTCGACCCGGAGGCCGCCCTGGCCGGCGCGCTGTGCGAGATCGCCACGGACGCCGTCAACCTGCCCGGCCGCACCGAGCGGGACGAGGCCCGGCTGCGCGCCATGGCCGCCGACTTCCACGAGGTGCGGGCCCTGCACGACCATCCGTTGGCCTACGGCGTCCCGGAGATGGGCGTGCACGCCGAGTTCCTGCTCGGCGCCCCCGGCGCCCCGCGCCCGCCGCGCCGGTCGCCGGCCGACCTCTACGGCGGCGGTGCGACGCCCGCCCCCTCCGATGACCTGCGCACCGACCTGCTGACCTGCGTGGACGCGGTGACGGCACACGGGTTCGACGTCGTCGTGGTCGACCAGACCATGCCGCAGCAGCGCGAGCTGGGGCTCATCACGGTCAGCGTCCTCGTGCCCGGGCTGCTGCCCGTCGACTTCGGCTGGACGCGGCAGCGCGCCCTGGGCATGCCCCGGCTGCGCACCGCTCTGCGGGAGGCGGGACTGCGCGAGCACGACCTGACCGACGGGGACCTGAACCCCGCCCCCCACCCCTTTCCCTGA